A part of Desulfovibrionales bacterium genomic DNA contains:
- the murJ gene encoding murein biosynthesis integral membrane protein MurJ — protein sequence MSKENPKSEIRHAKGRFAEANKSARAENPKSKETDTAQIARSAGSVSVAVFASRILGLIREQVLAGLFGAGYFIDAYVVAFRIPNLLRDLFAEGALSSAFVTVFTDYDQKKGPKETWRLANNVLTALFVIVGALTLIGIFFAGDIIMLMAPDFSRIPGKIALTRDMTVIMFPFFILVSLAAAVMGMLNTKGYFFIPAMSSAFFNLGSIVSGVILAFVFPRFGQPAIVGMAVGTLIGGFLQLAIQLPSLHKVGFHLSPLLSFRDEGLSRVIKLMIPAIIGLSATQINIFINTYFAASCEQGSVSWLNYAFRLMQFPIGVFGVAISIATLPVVSRHASNKDLTQLKGAYLAALVMAFALTIPASCGLVILAKPIIKLIFEHGRFTGYDTLHTAEALSFYAIGLFAYAAVKIVVPVFYALNDTKYPVIASFMAVVVNILVITMTIDSFQHKAIAFSTSITMILNFVFLSLILYRKVEGYDLGYLFKSLAKVLMASAAMGLIVYYVHGWLEGIWGHGLHAELFSLSITIAFAGFSYFFLLYALRLKEWRVLAEKFVKRSRM from the coding sequence AAATCCAAAATCGAAAGAGACAGACACGGCCCAGATAGCCCGTTCGGCCGGATCGGTCAGCGTGGCGGTCTTTGCCAGCCGCATCCTGGGCCTTATACGGGAACAGGTCCTGGCGGGCCTTTTCGGGGCCGGTTATTTCATCGATGCCTATGTCGTGGCCTTCCGCATCCCCAACCTTCTGCGCGATCTCTTTGCCGAAGGCGCATTAAGCTCGGCCTTTGTTACCGTCTTTACCGACTATGACCAGAAAAAAGGCCCTAAGGAGACCTGGAGGCTGGCCAACAACGTCCTGACCGCCCTTTTTGTTATCGTGGGCGCTTTGACCTTAATCGGTATATTTTTTGCCGGGGACATCATAATGCTGATGGCCCCTGATTTTTCCAGGATACCGGGGAAAATTGCCTTGACCAGGGACATGACCGTCATTATGTTCCCGTTCTTTATTCTGGTCTCGCTTGCTGCGGCGGTGATGGGCATGCTTAACACCAAGGGGTATTTTTTTATCCCGGCCATGTCCTCTGCCTTTTTTAACCTGGGATCCATTGTCAGCGGCGTTATCCTGGCCTTTGTTTTTCCCCGTTTCGGTCAGCCTGCTATCGTGGGCATGGCCGTAGGCACACTTATAGGAGGCTTCCTGCAGCTCGCCATACAACTGCCGTCCCTCCACAAGGTGGGTTTTCACCTGAGCCCCCTGCTTTCTTTCCGGGACGAAGGCCTGAGCCGGGTAATCAAGCTGATGATCCCGGCTATTATCGGACTTTCCGCCACCCAGATTAATATCTTTATAAATACCTACTTTGCGGCCAGTTGTGAGCAAGGGAGTGTCTCTTGGCTTAATTACGCCTTCCGCCTGATGCAGTTTCCGATTGGAGTCTTTGGGGTGGCTATTTCCATTGCCACGCTGCCGGTTGTTTCACGCCATGCCTCCAATAAAGACTTAACCCAGCTTAAAGGCGCTTATCTTGCTGCTCTGGTCATGGCCTTTGCCCTGACCATACCGGCATCCTGCGGGCTGGTAATACTCGCCAAGCCGATTATAAAGTTAATCTTCGAGCACGGGCGTTTCACCGGTTATGATACCCTGCACACGGCGGAGGCATTATCTTTTTACGCTATCGGTCTTTTTGCCTATGCCGCAGTAAAGATCGTTGTCCCGGTCTTCTACGCTTTAAACGATACAAAGTACCCGGTTATAGCGAGTTTTATGGCCGTAGTGGTCAATATCCTGGTGATTACTATGACTATAGACAGCTTTCAGCACAAGGCCATCGCCTTCTCCACATCAATCACCATGATTTTGAACTTTGTATTTCTAAGCCTTATCCTGTATCGAAAGGTGGAAGGCTATGACCTGGGCTATCTTTTTAAGTCTCTGGCCAAGGTGCTTATGGCCTCGGCGGCTATGGGCCTGATCGTATATTATGTACACGGGTGGCTTGAAGGCATCTGGGGACATGGCCTCCATGCAGAGCTTTTCTCCCTTTCGATTACTATAGCCTTTGCCGGGTTTTCATATTTCTTTTTACTTTATGCCTTGAGATTAAAGGAATGGCGGGTTTTGGCCGAAAAATTTGTTAAGCGGTCTAGAATGTGA